One window from the genome of Pseudoalteromonas sp. '520P1 No. 423' encodes:
- the trmL gene encoding tRNA (uridine(34)/cytosine(34)/5-carboxymethylaminomethyluridine(34)-2'-O)-methyltransferase TrmL, producing MLDIVLYQPEIPPNTGNIIRLCANTGYALHLIEPLGFEWDDKRIKRAGLDYHEFSNVKRHANLEAYIESEKPNKIYACTTKGTKFFHEAPFEAGDCLLFGPETRGLPIETINALPEEQRLRIPMQPNSRSMNLSNAVSVFVYESWRQLGFKGAS from the coding sequence ATGTTAGATATCGTACTTTACCAACCTGAAATTCCACCAAATACTGGTAATATTATTCGTTTATGTGCCAATACAGGTTACGCATTACATTTAATAGAGCCTTTAGGTTTTGAATGGGATGATAAACGTATAAAGCGAGCAGGTTTGGATTATCATGAATTTAGCAATGTAAAAAGACACGCTAACTTAGAAGCTTATATTGAAAGTGAAAAACCAAATAAGATATATGCTTGTACAACAAAAGGTACTAAATTTTTTCATGAAGCCCCATTTGAAGCTGGTGACTGTTTGTTATTCGGTCCAGAAACCCGTGGCTTACCAATAGAAACAATTAATGCATTACCTGAAGAGCAAAGACTCAGAATTCCAATGCAACCAAACAGCCGAAGCATGAATTTATCAAATGCTGTATCTGTTTTTGTTTATGAATCTTGGAGACAACTTGGCTTTAAAGGCGCAAGTTAG
- a CDS encoding EAL domain-containing protein has product MKIDRSFIIDITSSEQDRNITSTIIQLAKYLNIEVIAQGVETKEQAYLLNIMGCQVIQGYYFSRPIPASDVINLIKQPTKIQNS; this is encoded by the coding sequence TTGAAAATTGATAGGTCTTTTATAATAGATATTACAAGCTCTGAACAAGATAGAAATATTACTTCAACTATCATTCAGTTAGCAAAGTATTTAAATATTGAGGTGATTGCTCAAGGCGTTGAAACTAAAGAGCAGGCTTATTTATTAAATATAATGGGGTGTCAGGTTATTCAAGGATATTATTTTAGCCGACCAATACCAGCGAGTGATGTGATTAACTTAATCAAACAGCCGACTAAAATACAAAATAGCTAA
- a CDS encoding response regulator, with the protein MQILLIDDDIELCDLLSEYLGVHGFDIVTENDGKAGLERALKDDFALILLDVMLPKLDGFEVLKQFRQKKLTPLIMLTARGEDFDRIFGLELGADDYLAKPFNHRELLARVKAITRRIDHINSLNKTPSLNMNSIRVCPKSREVFANENVLMLTGTEYEILLLLIKNANDIISKDDISNQVLGRRLVAFDRSIDMHVSNIRKKIAEHSQGEKIKTVRGSGYIFLSGE; encoded by the coding sequence ATGCAAATCTTATTAATTGATGATGATATTGAACTATGTGATCTTTTAAGTGAATACTTAGGGGTACATGGCTTTGATATTGTAACTGAAAATGATGGAAAAGCCGGTTTAGAACGTGCTTTAAAAGATGATTTTGCACTCATTTTATTAGATGTAATGTTACCAAAACTTGATGGTTTTGAAGTACTAAAGCAGTTTAGGCAAAAAAAATTGACTCCTTTAATTATGCTGACCGCACGTGGTGAAGATTTTGACCGTATTTTTGGTTTAGAACTCGGTGCGGATGATTACTTAGCTAAACCATTTAACCACAGAGAATTACTTGCACGTGTAAAAGCTATCACTCGAAGAATCGATCATATAAATAGCTTAAATAAAACACCAAGTCTTAATATGAATAGTATTAGAGTTTGCCCAAAGAGCCGTGAAGTCTTTGCTAATGAAAATGTACTCATGCTAACAGGTACTGAGTATGAAATTTTATTACTACTTATAAAAAATGCCAATGATATCATCAGTAAAGATGATATCAGTAACCAAGTTTTGGGTCGTAGACTCGTGGCTTTTGATCGCTCTATAGATATGCATGTGAGTAATATTAGAAAAAAAATCGCTGAGCATAGCCAAGGTGAAAAGATAAAAACGGTCAGAGGCTCTGGCTATATCTTTTTATCAGGGGAGTAA
- a CDS encoding alpha/beta fold hydrolase, protein MFYSRESELVSNQKTIESFWQNKVQQKILPTSGANLAFAYVIPEQVKYTIVVSSGRIECLLKYKELIWEFYNNNIAVFILDHRGQGLSERTLKNAHIGHIKDFSQYSTDFNQFNLQVVDKYSKGKKILLAHSMGSAIAYNYLNEYKHSFEKAIFCAPMFGINTGNIPLWLAKFLAVSLHKLGFGERYAPGQSNYQAKDFNDNELTQSKARYQVFTDCYQNNESIKLGGTSIAWLNGAFKSMTKALNKPIDIPSLILQAQADTIVCNQAQTLVHNKMPLSKLVILENGKHELLCETDDIRQKTLSLIYEFCDKTDNGS, encoded by the coding sequence ATGTTTTACAGTAGAGAAAGTGAACTTGTAAGTAACCAAAAGACAATAGAAAGTTTTTGGCAAAATAAAGTACAGCAAAAAATATTACCGACCTCAGGTGCTAACTTAGCCTTTGCTTATGTTATCCCTGAACAGGTTAAATATACCATAGTGGTAAGCTCTGGTAGGATAGAGTGTTTATTAAAATATAAAGAGCTTATTTGGGAATTTTATAACAATAACATTGCAGTTTTTATACTGGACCATAGAGGTCAAGGGTTATCAGAACGCACATTAAAAAATGCACACATCGGGCATATTAAGGATTTCTCTCAATACTCTACTGATTTTAACCAGTTTAACTTACAAGTTGTTGATAAGTATTCAAAAGGAAAAAAAATTCTGTTAGCTCACTCTATGGGTTCAGCCATTGCCTATAATTACTTAAATGAATATAAACATTCATTTGAAAAAGCCATTTTTTGCGCCCCTATGTTTGGCATTAATACAGGTAATATACCTTTATGGTTAGCTAAGTTTTTAGCGGTTAGCTTACATAAGCTGGGGTTTGGCGAAAGATACGCACCAGGTCAATCAAATTACCAAGCTAAAGATTTTAATGATAATGAACTTACACAAAGCAAAGCACGCTATCAGGTTTTCACAGACTGTTATCAAAATAATGAAAGTATAAAGTTAGGTGGAACTAGCATTGCTTGGCTTAATGGCGCTTTTAAATCTATGACTAAAGCGCTTAATAAACCAATTGATATACCAAGCTTAATATTACAAGCACAGGCAGATACCATAGTTTGTAATCAAGCCCAAACATTAGTGCATAATAAAATGCCACTTTCCAAACTGGTTATTTTAGAAAATGGCAAACATGAGTTGCTATGTGAAACAGATGATATTAGACAAAAAACACTTTCATTAATTTATGAGTTTTGTGACAAAACAGATAATGGGTCCTGA
- a CDS encoding ATP-binding protein, giving the protein MKISSIDPRRYLFFKIFLWFWLTLVATVSLLIFLSNIVINDIAYEPLKGPKLKNLQHIAHNIERMSKKRDTDIQKIADHPRIKRYRSLYFKAENPENSFLNRKEVKGFDASLLSFSKDLQPQAIFAKEFHAFGPIKVEIKEGLYWVYEVKPNGRQSLGIKLKLMPTWQKLAVSIIASLGLSLLFSRTLIRPINSLKNAAFALADGKLKTRIKVKPNRNDELAQLTNDFNKMAENLEKLMTSQKRLLADISHELRSPLTRLQMAAGLAQMQQDSKESNYLSRIEKEANTLDEMIGDVLKLSRLEAQSQMLNKEQQPFNLVLKPVLSDAKFEAKQNNKSLNIIGEQNSEFSFDGQILSSALDNVLRNAIKYANNEITVKLKQTKDDIEITISDDGPGVPEADLNNLFEPFFRVSQSRQRNSGGTGLGLAICKHAILAHNGCIKLHNQKDSGLSAIIKLPTNTEGV; this is encoded by the coding sequence ATGAAAATCTCCTCAATTGATCCTAGACGGTATTTATTTTTTAAAATATTTTTATGGTTTTGGTTAACTTTAGTCGCTACTGTTAGTTTATTAATTTTCTTAAGTAATATTGTAATTAACGATATTGCTTATGAACCCCTAAAAGGCCCTAAGCTAAAAAATTTACAGCATATTGCGCACAATATTGAACGCATGTCTAAAAAACGAGATACAGATATCCAAAAAATTGCAGATCATCCAAGAATAAAAAGATACCGCAGTTTATATTTTAAAGCTGAAAATCCTGAGAATAGCTTTTTGAACCGTAAAGAAGTAAAAGGGTTTGATGCTAGTTTACTTAGCTTTAGCAAAGACTTGCAACCTCAAGCTATTTTCGCCAAAGAGTTTCACGCTTTTGGGCCTATTAAAGTGGAAATAAAAGAAGGTTTATACTGGGTTTATGAAGTAAAACCTAATGGCAGGCAAAGTTTAGGAATTAAGCTGAAATTAATGCCAACTTGGCAAAAGTTAGCTGTATCTATAATCGCATCACTAGGCTTAAGTTTACTATTTAGTCGTACCTTAATTAGGCCTATTAACTCATTAAAAAATGCCGCATTTGCATTAGCTGATGGCAAGTTAAAAACACGTATAAAGGTAAAGCCAAACCGTAATGATGAATTAGCACAACTGACCAATGACTTTAATAAAATGGCTGAAAATTTAGAGAAACTCATGACAAGTCAAAAAAGGTTATTAGCGGATATATCCCACGAATTAAGATCTCCCTTAACTCGCTTGCAAATGGCTGCGGGTTTAGCGCAAATGCAACAAGACTCAAAAGAGAGTAACTATCTCTCCCGCATAGAAAAAGAAGCTAATACACTAGATGAAATGATAGGCGATGTTTTAAAGCTATCAAGATTAGAAGCCCAAAGCCAAATGCTAAATAAAGAACAACAGCCCTTTAATTTAGTATTAAAACCAGTTTTATCCGATGCTAAATTTGAAGCTAAGCAGAATAATAAGTCACTTAACATTATTGGTGAACAAAATAGTGAATTTTCATTTGATGGTCAAATTCTTTCAAGTGCTCTAGATAATGTATTAAGAAATGCAATTAAATACGCAAATAACGAGATCACTGTTAAGTTAAAACAAACTAAAGATGACATTGAAATTACGATATCTGATGATGGACCAGGCGTACCGGAAGCGGATTTAAATAATTTATTTGAACCTTTTTTTAGGGTTTCACAATCAAGACAGCGAAACTCTGGCGGTACAGGCTTAGGTTTGGCAATTTGTAAACATGCTATTTTAGCCCATAACGGCTGCATAAAATTGCACAACCAAAAAGATTCAGGGTTATCTGCCATAATAAAATTACCAACAAACACTGAAGGGGTTTAA
- a CDS encoding Spy/CpxP family protein refolding chaperone — protein MKFSNVFLIAALSVASLSSLSVIAKPGMSPERMLLSDRAKSFLSLTDAQQSQIKSIIEQQKSALEQYKEAGKETRQQTKALIHSETFDEQAFRDFFLSNQDSKLEISVIKARGKHQIWNILDEDQQEKLQKMMKHRKNKMRKKLSK, from the coding sequence ATGAAATTCTCAAATGTATTTTTAATCGCTGCATTATCAGTGGCTTCACTTAGCAGTCTTTCAGTTATTGCTAAACCCGGTATGTCACCTGAACGCATGTTGTTATCTGATCGTGCAAAATCGTTTTTATCTTTAACAGATGCACAGCAATCACAAATTAAATCAATTATAGAGCAACAAAAGTCGGCTTTAGAGCAATATAAAGAAGCTGGTAAAGAGACTCGTCAGCAAACTAAAGCATTAATACACAGCGAAACATTTGATGAGCAAGCTTTTCGTGACTTTTTCCTCAGTAATCAAGATAGCAAATTAGAAATATCTGTTATTAAAGCCAGAGGTAAACATCAAATCTGGAATATATTAGATGAAGATCAACAAGAAAAGCTGCAAAAAATGATGAAACACAGAAAAAATAAAATGCGTAAAAAATTGTCAAAATAA
- a CDS encoding mannose-1-phosphate guanylyltransferase/mannose-6-phosphate isomerase gives MILPVIMAGGSGTRLWPLSRGNYPKQFLSLYGEQTMLQQTISRLEGLNNQPSMLICNEEHRFIAAEQIRQLGVKHSGIFLEPEARSTAPAIALAAFKALENIQDKDEPILLVLAADHVIENKYKFQKSIKQAYFHAQDDKLVTFGIVAKTPETGYGYVKRGEMVKNQLGSAYRVSSFVEKPDLETAQSYVHSGEFYWNSGMFMFKASRYLAVLKQFRPDIYEACEKSMQQQDVDNDFIRINKSAFLACPDESIDYAVMEPICQQVGSTDAVVVPMDAGWNDIGGFSALWQVSEKDNNGNVFRGDIKATDTQNSLVMSDDKLVALVGVDDLVIVNTKDAVLVAHKDKAQEIKSIVNELKKEVRSEATFHRKVYRPWGKYDSLDNGERFQVKRITVKPGAKLSVQMHHHRAEHWVVVSGTAKITNGDNEILLTENQSTYIPIGVVHALENPGVIPLELIEVQSGSYLGEDDIVRFKDKYGRS, from the coding sequence ATGATCTTACCCGTAATTATGGCTGGTGGTTCTGGTACTCGGTTATGGCCATTATCAAGAGGGAATTACCCAAAGCAATTTTTATCACTTTATGGTGAGCAAACAATGCTTCAGCAGACTATATCCCGTTTAGAAGGTTTAAATAATCAACCTAGTATGCTTATTTGTAATGAAGAGCATAGATTTATAGCAGCAGAGCAAATTCGGCAGCTAGGTGTGAAACATAGCGGTATATTTTTAGAGCCCGAAGCGAGAAGTACTGCACCAGCTATTGCTCTGGCTGCATTTAAAGCATTAGAAAATATTCAAGATAAAGATGAGCCAATTTTGCTTGTTTTAGCTGCAGATCATGTAATAGAAAATAAATATAAATTTCAAAAATCGATTAAACAAGCTTATTTTCATGCCCAAGATGATAAACTTGTTACTTTTGGCATTGTTGCAAAAACACCTGAGACTGGCTATGGCTACGTAAAGCGTGGAGAAATGGTTAAAAATCAATTAGGTTCTGCTTATAGAGTTTCAAGCTTTGTTGAAAAACCAGATCTAGAAACTGCTCAGTCTTATGTGCATTCTGGAGAATTTTATTGGAATAGCGGTATGTTTATGTTTAAAGCAAGCCGTTATTTGGCAGTATTAAAACAGTTTCGTCCTGATATATATGAAGCATGTGAAAAATCAATGCAGCAACAGGATGTGGATAATGATTTTATTCGAATAAATAAATCAGCATTTTTAGCATGTCCAGATGAATCTATTGATTACGCAGTTATGGAGCCTATTTGCCAACAAGTGGGTAGTACTGATGCAGTTGTTGTGCCTATGGATGCTGGTTGGAATGATATCGGTGGTTTCTCCGCTTTATGGCAAGTGTCTGAGAAAGACAATAATGGCAATGTTTTCAGAGGTGATATTAAGGCTACCGATACTCAGAACTCATTAGTTATGAGTGATGATAAGCTTGTTGCTTTAGTTGGGGTTGATGATTTAGTTATTGTAAATACAAAAGATGCAGTCTTAGTTGCCCATAAAGATAAGGCACAAGAAATTAAATCCATTGTAAATGAGTTGAAGAAAGAAGTGCGAAGCGAAGCTACTTTTCACCGTAAAGTATATAGGCCTTGGGGGAAATATGACTCTCTTGATAACGGAGAAAGATTTCAAGTAAAGCGTATAACAGTTAAGCCAGGCGCAAAATTATCAGTTCAAATGCATCATCATAGAGCTGAGCATTGGGTTGTTGTGTCTGGAACTGCAAAAATCACTAATGGTGATAATGAAATATTATTAACTGAGAATCAATCAACTTATATTCCTATCGGTGTTGTCCATGCGTTAGAAAATCCAGGTGTTATTCCGCTTGAATTGATAGAAGTGCAATCAGGCTCATATTTAGGTGAGGATGATATTGTAAGGTTTAAAGATAAATACGGTCGTAGTTAA
- a CDS encoding IS30 family transposase translates to MGKGHSGALVTIVERKMRFTVSTSVNNKSAETVTAATIALLEPYRNVVETITADNGKEFAYHEKMTADLGCGVYFADPYCSWQRGLNENTNGLLRQYWPKSTNFKKIEESEVKSVIVKLNDRPRKNLITKAQLN, encoded by the coding sequence ATTGGAAAAGGCCATAGCGGCGCACTAGTCACTATTGTTGAACGTAAAATGCGTTTTACAGTGTCGACCAGTGTAAATAATAAGTCAGCAGAAACTGTTACAGCGGCAACGATTGCTTTATTAGAACCCTACAGAAATGTCGTTGAGACTATCACCGCAGATAATGGTAAAGAGTTCGCTTATCATGAAAAAATGACAGCAGATTTGGGTTGTGGTGTTTACTTTGCAGACCCTTATTGCTCTTGGCAACGCGGATTAAATGAAAATACTAATGGCTTATTACGACAATATTGGCCAAAATCAACAAACTTCAAAAAGATAGAAGAATCAGAAGTGAAATCTGTCATAGTAAAACTCAATGACAGACCGAGAAAAAACTTGATTACAAAAGCCCAGCTCAATTAA
- a CDS encoding cation diffusion facilitator family transporter produces MQGKGYDFWVKLASWTAIVMVSLMIVAKVWAWLSTGSSAMLGSLTDSLLDITATLINFFVLRYALMPADDDHRYGHGKAEPLAGLAQSAFIAGSACLLAFHGIERLINPVEISSSGFNIGIGVSIFAIFCTLILISVQNLVVKKTGSIAIKADSLHYKGDLLLNASVMAAMILASFGWVIADPIFTIGVAIFLLYNAWEVGVESGAHLMDKELPDEEKQVIKRLVNSHSKVHGLHDIRTRQAGKTKFIQFHVELDDDLPLLIAHQVAEEVEALLKEGIDGELDIIIHQDPLSVLSQNS; encoded by the coding sequence ATGCAAGGTAAAGGATATGATTTTTGGGTAAAGCTTGCGAGCTGGACAGCCATTGTCATGGTCAGTTTAATGATAGTTGCAAAGGTGTGGGCTTGGCTTTCAACGGGTTCATCTGCAATGCTAGGTTCATTAACCGATTCTTTATTGGATATTACTGCAACATTGATTAATTTCTTTGTATTACGCTATGCCTTAATGCCAGCTGATGATGATCATAGATATGGCCATGGTAAAGCTGAGCCGCTAGCTGGGCTTGCACAATCGGCATTTATAGCGGGCAGTGCATGTTTATTAGCATTTCATGGTATTGAAAGGCTAATTAACCCTGTGGAAATCTCAAGTTCAGGCTTTAATATAGGCATAGGCGTGAGTATATTTGCAATTTTTTGTACTTTAATTTTAATTTCTGTTCAAAATTTGGTTGTTAAAAAAACAGGTTCGATTGCGATAAAAGCTGATTCTTTACACTATAAAGGCGACTTGTTATTAAATGCGAGCGTTATGGCTGCGATGATCTTAGCAAGTTTTGGTTGGGTTATTGCTGATCCTATCTTTACCATAGGTGTAGCAATATTTTTGCTTTATAACGCATGGGAAGTTGGCGTAGAAAGCGGGGCGCATTTAATGGACAAAGAGTTGCCTGATGAAGAAAAGCAAGTCATAAAGCGGTTAGTTAATAGTCATTCAAAAGTACATGGTTTACACGATATAAGAACACGACAAGCAGGTAAAACTAAGTTTATTCAATTTCATGTGGAGTTAGATGATGATTTACCACTTCTTATTGCTCATCAGGTAGCTGAAGAGGTTGAGGCTTTATTAAAAGAGGGCATTGATGGCGAGCTTGATATTATAATACATCAGGACCCATTATCTGTTTTGTCACAAAACTCATAA
- the secB gene encoding protein-export chaperone SecB, which translates to MSEEQSVAQEQQAPQFSIQRIFTKDVSFETPNSPAIFQKEWTPEVKLDLDTRSNKLDEGVFEVVLSLTVTASLGEETAFLCEVQQAGIFAIAELEEGQMAHMLGAFCPNVLFPYARETVANLVNRGTFPQLNLAPVNFDALFGQYVQQRAAQAEQQATEVNA; encoded by the coding sequence ATGTCAGAAGAACAAAGTGTAGCACAAGAACAACAAGCACCACAGTTTTCAATTCAACGTATCTTTACAAAAGACGTATCTTTTGAAACGCCAAATTCTCCAGCTATTTTCCAAAAAGAATGGACGCCAGAAGTTAAACTTGATTTAGATACGCGTTCTAACAAATTAGACGAAGGTGTATTTGAAGTTGTTCTTTCTCTTACTGTGACTGCATCTTTAGGTGAAGAAACCGCATTCTTATGTGAAGTACAACAAGCTGGTATTTTTGCAATTGCTGAGCTTGAAGAAGGTCAAATGGCGCATATGTTAGGTGCTTTCTGCCCGAACGTTTTATTCCCATATGCACGTGAAACAGTAGCTAACTTAGTTAACCGTGGTACTTTTCCACAGCTTAACCTTGCACCAGTTAACTTTGACGCATTATTTGGTCAATATGTACAGCAACGTGCTGCACAAGCTGAACAGCAAGCAACTGAAGTAAACGCTTAA
- the grxC gene encoding glutaredoxin 3: MNNVVIYTKAYCPYCVRAKALLNHKNIEFTEFDIGQQPELRNEMIDKANGSYTVPQIFVGEQHIGGCDDMMHLEAQGKLDTLLN; encoded by the coding sequence ATGAATAATGTTGTTATTTACACTAAAGCATATTGCCCATACTGTGTCAGAGCTAAGGCTTTATTAAACCATAAAAATATTGAATTTACTGAATTCGATATTGGTCAGCAGCCTGAACTCAGAAATGAAATGATAGATAAAGCTAACGGCAGTTATACTGTGCCACAGATCTTTGTTGGTGAACAACATATCGGTGGTTGCGATGATATGATGCATTTAGAAGCGCAAGGTAAATTAGATACATTACTAAATTAG
- a CDS encoding phosphomannomutase (capsular polysaccharide biosynthesis protein; catalyzes the formation of D-mannose 6-phosphate from alpha-D-mannose 1-phosphate) codes for MSKGSNSYNAILDEKRANINSNSVVESKKLTCFKAYDIRGEIGKELNADIAYRIGRAYGDILSPKSVVVGADVRLTSNELKLSLANGLMDAGVNVLDLGMTGTEEIYFATSHLKVDGGIEVTASHNPMNFNGMKLVKAQAQPISGDTGLFDIKVLAETQDFKEKTIVRGTIKSTSTLEQYVKHLLTYVDLQNIKPLKLVVNSGNGAAGHVIDSLEVEFKKLNVPIEFIKINHLADGNFPNGIPNPLLPENRQETIDAVIEHKADMGIAWDGDFDRCFLFDENGDFIEGYYIVGLLAEAFLQKNPGEKIIYDPRLSWNTIDLVNKAGGQAIQSKTGHAFIKERMRSEDAIYGGEMSAHHYFRDFSYCDSGMIPWLLVAELLCVKESSLSNLVKNRVSAYPSPGEINRKVSDADFVIEKVLTAYKKEAINIDYTDGISVDMGTWRFNLRKSNTESLLRLNLETQGDERLMKEKLLEVLSLLE; via the coding sequence ATGTCAAAGGGATCAAATTCATATAACGCAATATTAGATGAGAAAAGAGCAAACATTAACTCAAACTCAGTTGTAGAGTCTAAAAAGTTAACTTGTTTTAAAGCTTACGATATAAGAGGTGAGATAGGTAAAGAGTTAAATGCGGATATCGCTTATCGTATTGGGCGCGCATATGGAGATATTTTATCCCCTAAATCAGTAGTTGTTGGTGCTGATGTTAGGCTTACTTCTAATGAGTTGAAGTTATCTTTAGCAAACGGTTTAATGGATGCTGGGGTTAATGTTTTAGATCTTGGAATGACAGGAACTGAAGAAATCTACTTTGCAACATCTCATTTAAAAGTAGATGGTGGTATAGAAGTAACGGCAAGTCATAACCCAATGAATTTTAATGGTATGAAGCTTGTTAAAGCTCAAGCTCAACCCATCAGCGGTGATACAGGGCTATTTGATATTAAAGTTTTGGCTGAGACACAAGACTTTAAAGAAAAAACAATTGTAAGAGGCACAATCAAGAGTACCTCTACTTTAGAGCAATATGTAAAGCACTTATTAACCTATGTAGATCTTCAAAATATAAAACCGCTTAAATTAGTTGTAAATTCAGGCAATGGTGCTGCAGGTCATGTAATTGATTCATTGGAAGTTGAATTTAAAAAATTAAATGTACCTATTGAGTTTATAAAAATAAATCATTTAGCAGATGGGAATTTCCCTAATGGTATTCCAAACCCGTTATTGCCAGAGAACAGGCAAGAGACTATTGATGCTGTTATTGAGCATAAAGCAGATATGGGTATTGCTTGGGATGGCGATTTTGATCGATGCTTCTTATTTGATGAGAATGGCGACTTTATTGAAGGCTATTATATTGTAGGCCTTTTAGCTGAAGCTTTTTTACAAAAAAATCCTGGTGAAAAGATAATTTATGATCCTCGTTTAAGTTGGAATACCATAGATCTTGTCAATAAAGCTGGTGGTCAAGCCATTCAAAGTAAAACAGGTCATGCATTTATAAAGGAAAGAATGCGTTCTGAAGATGCTATCTATGGTGGTGAAATGAGTGCTCACCATTATTTCAGAGATTTTTCATATTGTGATTCAGGCATGATCCCTTGGTTATTAGTTGCAGAACTTCTTTGTGTTAAAGAGTCTTCTTTATCTAATTTAGTCAAAAATAGAGTCTCAGCATATCCATCACCTGGCGAAATAAATAGAAAAGTTTCAGATGCAGATTTTGTAATAGAAAAAGTGCTAACAGCATATAAAAAAGAGGCTATCAACATTGACTATACCGATGGGATCAGCGTTGATATGGGAACTTGGAGATTTAATCTTCGAAAATCCAATACGGAATCATTACTTAGATTGAACCTTGAAACTCAAGGTGATGAGAGGTTAATGAAAGAAAAATTATTGGAAGTGCTATCGTTGTTAGAATAG
- the gpsA gene encoding NAD(P)H-dependent glycerol-3-phosphate dehydrogenase: protein MTITAKNAVTVLGAGSYGTALAICLARNGHPIRLWGRDSGAINELESTRTNQRYLPDVTFPESLSLESDIEKAVSDCPIVLVVVPSHAFADTLKSIKPFLQLGTKIVWATKGLEPNTGRLLQDVAKDALGDEVSLGVLSGPTFAKEMALGLPTAISLSSTDTDLIDSLSDLLHCCRSFRVYTNNDFVGVQLGGAVKNVIAIGAGVSDGTGFGANARTALITRGLAEMCRLGSALGAKPETFMGMAGLGDLILTCTDNQSRNRRFGLALGKGSAVEQAITEIGQVVEGYRNTKEVYNLAQRVGVEMPITEQIYQVLYQGKDVKDAAMSLLGREKKSES, encoded by the coding sequence ATGACTATTACAGCAAAAAATGCTGTGACAGTATTGGGGGCGGGCTCTTACGGGACCGCCCTTGCTATTTGTTTAGCGAGAAATGGACACCCTATACGCTTATGGGGGAGAGACTCAGGTGCGATTAATGAACTTGAATCAACTCGCACTAATCAGCGTTACCTGCCAGATGTAACTTTTCCGGAATCTCTTTCTTTAGAGTCAGATATCGAAAAAGCAGTCAGTGATTGCCCAATCGTTTTGGTTGTGGTACCAAGTCATGCATTTGCCGATACATTAAAAAGCATTAAACCATTTTTACAGCTAGGCACTAAAATTGTTTGGGCTACAAAAGGTTTAGAGCCAAATACAGGACGTTTATTACAAGATGTCGCAAAAGATGCATTAGGTGATGAAGTGTCTTTAGGTGTATTGTCTGGACCGACATTTGCTAAGGAAATGGCATTAGGTTTACCAACTGCAATTTCTTTATCTTCAACTGATACAGATTTAATCGATTCATTATCTGATTTATTGCATTGTTGTCGCTCGTTCCGTGTTTATACTAATAATGATTTTGTTGGTGTGCAACTGGGCGGTGCGGTTAAAAATGTGATTGCAATTGGTGCGGGTGTTTCTGATGGTACTGGCTTTGGTGCCAATGCCAGAACAGCTTTGATCACCCGTGGTTTAGCTGAAATGTGTCGTTTAGGATCTGCTTTAGGTGCAAAACCAGAAACCTTTATGGGTATGGCCGGTTTAGGCGACTTGATCTTAACCTGTACGGATAATCAATCTAGGAATAGACGTTTTGGTTTAGCGCTAGGTAAAGGCTCTGCTGTTGAGCAGGCAATTACTGAAATTGGCCAGGTTGTTGAAGGTTATCGTAATACCAAAGAAGTATATAACTTAGCACAAAGAGTTGGAGTTGAAATGCCGATCACTGAACAAATTTATCAAGTATTGTATCAAGGTAAAGATGTTAAAGATGCTGCTATGTCATTACTTGGAAGAGAGAAGAAATCTGAAAGTTAG